TCATCTATGCTCCCACATGGAGAAACGCGCTGGCCTGGGGCGTCGCCCTGATCGGCCTGGCCGCCGGATCGTCGCTGGTGATCGGGATGCTCGCTTCCACCCTGGCGGAGATGCGCCGCCATCGCCCGGCTCGTGCGACGCTTGTCCCAACCATGCCATTGGTCGATTCCGAGCGACACATCCGGGAGCTGGCTGCGCTGGGATCTCGCGACAATTAGTCGCCCACGGGTAGCGGAAGGCTGACGCCTTCCTTTTTGAGCTGCTCGCGCACCCACTCGAACTTTTCATAATTGGAAATCGTGATGGGGCCGGTGTATGTCATGCTTTGCAGCTTGCGCGGCGGATACTGCACGTAGGTTTTCATCAAGTCCTTGATCGCTGCGCTGATCGGCACCATGGTCCAAGTCCGCTCTGTAATGTTGCTCATGAAGATATCATAGCGCTCCTGCGGATCTTGCCAGAGGTCGAAGATCTGCGGAATGGTGGCGACATACGAGCTCGGGCCTTTCCAGCCGAGGTTGCTGTCCACCGCGAGGCCGCCGGTCTTGGCGCCGTCGTCGCCCCGGAGATTGAACACGGCTTTGTAGTTGGCCAGGCGGCAGGCGCCAGGCGAGAGCTCGTCTTCGGTGAAGTAGAA
The sequence above is drawn from the Pirellulales bacterium genome and encodes:
- a CDS encoding YfhO family protein translates to SNKIRLRAIVEGSQPAWLIYADAWHPGWQARIDGKSTPISRANLAFKAVRVAPGEHTIEFIYAPTWRNALAWGVALIGLAAGSSLVIGMLASTLAEMRRHRPARATLVPTMPLVDSERHIRELAALGSRDN